One segment of Macaca fascicularis isolate 582-1 chromosome 4, T2T-MFA8v1.1 DNA contains the following:
- the ADAT2 gene encoding tRNA-specific adenosine deaminase 2 isoform X1: MEAKAAPKSAAGGACSVSAEETEKWMEEAMHMAKEALENTEVPVGCLMVYNNEVVGKGRNEVNQTKNATRHAEMVAIDQVLDWCRRSGKSPSEVFEHTVLYVTVEPCIMCAAALRLMKIPLVVYGCQNERFGGCGSVLNIASADLPNTGRPFQCIPGYRAEEAVEMLKTFYKQENPNAPKSKVRKKECQKS, from the exons ATGGAGGCGAAGGCGGCGCCCAAGTCAGCTGCAGGCGGCGCGTGCTCGGTGTCGGCAGAAGAGACCGAAAAGTGGATGGAGGAGGCAATGCACATG GCCAAAGAAGCCCTCGAAAATACTGAAGTTCCTGTTGGTTGCCTTATGGTCTACAACAATGAAGTTGTAGGGAAGGGGAGAAATGAAGTTAACCAAACCAAAAAT GCTACTCGACATGCAGAAATGGTGGCCATTGATCAGGTCCTCGATTGGTGTCGTCGAAGTGGCAAGAGTCCCTCTGAAGTATTTGAACACACTGTGTTATATGTCACTGTGGAGCCGTGCATTATGTGTGCAGCTGCTCTCCGCCTGATGA AAATCCCACTGGTTGTATATGGCTGTCAGAATGAACGATTTGGTGGTTGTGGCTCTGTTCTAAATATTGCCTCTGCTGACCTACCAAACACTGGGAGACCGTTTCAG TGTATCCCTGGATATCGGGCTGAGGAAGCAGTGGAAATGTTAAAGACCTTCTACAAACAAGAAAATCCAAATG CCCCAAAATCAAAAGTTCGGAAAAAGGAATGTCAGAAATCTTGA
- the ADAT2 gene encoding tRNA-specific adenosine deaminase 2 isoform X3: protein MVYNNEVVGKGRNEVNQTKNATRHAEMVAIDQVLDWCRRSGKSPSEVFEHTVLYVTVEPCIMCAAALRLMKIPLVVYGCQNERFGGCGSVLNIASADLPNTGRPFQCIPGYRAEEAVEMLKTFYKQENPNAPKSKVRKKECQKS, encoded by the exons ATGGTCTACAACAATGAAGTTGTAGGGAAGGGGAGAAATGAAGTTAACCAAACCAAAAAT GCTACTCGACATGCAGAAATGGTGGCCATTGATCAGGTCCTCGATTGGTGTCGTCGAAGTGGCAAGAGTCCCTCTGAAGTATTTGAACACACTGTGTTATATGTCACTGTGGAGCCGTGCATTATGTGTGCAGCTGCTCTCCGCCTGATGA AAATCCCACTGGTTGTATATGGCTGTCAGAATGAACGATTTGGTGGTTGTGGCTCTGTTCTAAATATTGCCTCTGCTGACCTACCAAACACTGGGAGACCGTTTCAG TGTATCCCTGGATATCGGGCTGAGGAAGCAGTGGAAATGTTAAAGACCTTCTACAAACAAGAAAATCCAAATG CCCCAAAATCAAAAGTTCGGAAAAAGGAATGTCAGAAATCTTGA
- the ADAT2 gene encoding tRNA-specific adenosine deaminase 2 isoform X4: protein MVAIDQVLDWCRRSGKSPSEVFEHTVLYVTVEPCIMCAAALRLMKIPLVVYGCQNERFGGCGSVLNIASADLPNTGRPFQCIPGYRAEEAVEMLKTFYKQENPNAPKSKVRKKECQKS from the exons ATGGTGGCCATTGATCAGGTCCTCGATTGGTGTCGTCGAAGTGGCAAGAGTCCCTCTGAAGTATTTGAACACACTGTGTTATATGTCACTGTGGAGCCGTGCATTATGTGTGCAGCTGCTCTCCGCCTGATGA AAATCCCACTGGTTGTATATGGCTGTCAGAATGAACGATTTGGTGGTTGTGGCTCTGTTCTAAATATTGCCTCTGCTGACCTACCAAACACTGGGAGACCGTTTCAG TGTATCCCTGGATATCGGGCTGAGGAAGCAGTGGAAATGTTAAAGACCTTCTACAAACAAGAAAATCCAAATG CCCCAAAATCAAAAGTTCGGAAAAAGGAATGTCAGAAATCTTGA
- the ADAT2 gene encoding tRNA-specific adenosine deaminase 2 isoform X2, translated as MEAKAAPKSAAGGACSVSAEETEKWMEEAMHMAKEALENTEVPVGCLMVYNNEVVGKGRNEVNQTKNATRHAEMVAIDQVLDWCRRSGKSPSEVFEHTVLYVTVEPCIMCAAALRLMKIPLVVYGCQNERFGGCGSVLNIASADLPNTGRPFQLSHSISVSLDIGLRKQWKC; from the exons ATGGAGGCGAAGGCGGCGCCCAAGTCAGCTGCAGGCGGCGCGTGCTCGGTGTCGGCAGAAGAGACCGAAAAGTGGATGGAGGAGGCAATGCACATG GCCAAAGAAGCCCTCGAAAATACTGAAGTTCCTGTTGGTTGCCTTATGGTCTACAACAATGAAGTTGTAGGGAAGGGGAGAAATGAAGTTAACCAAACCAAAAAT GCTACTCGACATGCAGAAATGGTGGCCATTGATCAGGTCCTCGATTGGTGTCGTCGAAGTGGCAAGAGTCCCTCTGAAGTATTTGAACACACTGTGTTATATGTCACTGTGGAGCCGTGCATTATGTGTGCAGCTGCTCTCCGCCTGATGA AAATCCCACTGGTTGTATATGGCTGTCAGAATGAACGATTTGGTGGTTGTGGCTCTGTTCTAAATATTGCCTCTGCTGACCTACCAAACACTGGGAGACCGTTTCAG CTTTCTCATTCCATCAGTGTATCCCTGGATATCGGGCTGAGGAAGCAGTGGAAATGTTAA